TTCTTAATCCCTATGAGAATGAAGGATCTTAGGAGCGCTCAACTAAAAGCTTGGTACGAATTTTGCAAATGCGAATATACCAAGGAAGTTACACATATGAACCAAATAGATCAAGTTTGGCAGGAAGAAGAACGTAAGAGCACTGTCTGGAGTGGAGTCAGCCAAAAAGCGCGGGGGAAAAATGTTACCATTACTTTAAATGAGGAATTTTGCAAGAGTTGTGAGATATGTGTCGAAATATGCCCAAATAGATGTCTGGAGATGAAGGGGGCTTACCCATCAGTAACGGATATAAACCTCTGCAGTAGATGTATGCTATGTGAGTTAGAGTGCCCTGATTTCGCAATAACTGTCGATTAAATTTTGAAAACAGCGAAAAGGAAGATATGGAGAAGGTAAAGTTTATCCAAGGAAATGAAGCCTGTGCAGAAGGAGCCATCTTTGCGGGATGCAATTTCTTCGCAGGCTATCCCATAAGTCCATCAAGTGAGATTGCCGAATATATGGCTTATAACCTCCCTCGAAGAAAGGGTGTTTTCATCGAGATGGAAGATGAAATCGCATCTATGGGGGCGGT
This genomic stretch from Thermodesulfobacteriota bacterium harbors:
- a CDS encoding 4Fe-4S binding protein is translated as MNQIDQVWQEEERKSTVWSGVSQKARGKNVTITLNEEFCKSCEICVEICPNRCLEMKGAYPSVTDINLCSRCMLCELECPDFAITVD